From one Microbulbifer sp. A4B17 genomic stretch:
- a CDS encoding amidohydrolase family protein, giving the protein MKHLLLCGIATLLSSATLAKTTVIHAGTLLAVPGEKPLQEQSVIIEDGKISAVRSGYVSPDNAEIIDLKNSFVMPGLMDMHVHLQGELGPKNDTEALKMSMPLTQMRSQMFAMRTLESGFTTVRDAGNSGEEMYAMRDAINKGWVDGPRIIAAGRVGITGGHADISGVSPELMELHDDKTKTVCDGPYECRRATRHAIKYGADFIKITSTGGVLTDRATGTGQQMEMDELKEVVLAAQRMGRKVASHAHQEEGIIAALEAGVDSIEHGTYAGPRAHKLFKETGAYLVPTLLAGDTVVQLAKNTDVLSEAQKEKAIRVGTDMRGNFRKAVNAGVKIAFGTDSGVSKHGINAREAVLMNEAGMDNMAILQSATVNAADLIDMSDSLGTIESGKYADIIATDGSPLDNIDELLDVDFVMKGGKVFKN; this is encoded by the coding sequence ATGAAGCATCTCCTTCTCTGCGGCATAGCAACTCTTCTCTCATCCGCAACACTGGCAAAAACTACTGTTATCCATGCAGGCACACTCCTCGCCGTTCCCGGTGAGAAACCTTTGCAAGAGCAAAGTGTAATTATCGAGGACGGCAAGATCAGTGCTGTCAGATCCGGTTATGTAAGCCCGGATAACGCTGAAATCATTGATCTTAAGAATAGTTTCGTAATGCCGGGCTTAATGGATATGCACGTGCATTTACAAGGTGAGCTGGGACCTAAAAATGATACCGAGGCTCTCAAGATGTCCATGCCGCTGACCCAGATGCGCTCGCAAATGTTTGCCATGCGAACCCTGGAGTCTGGTTTTACCACTGTGCGCGATGCTGGTAACAGTGGTGAAGAAATGTATGCGATGCGCGATGCGATCAATAAAGGTTGGGTAGATGGCCCGCGAATTATTGCAGCCGGCAGGGTGGGAATAACCGGTGGCCACGCAGATATCAGCGGGGTGAGTCCAGAGCTAATGGAGCTGCACGACGACAAGACCAAAACTGTATGCGACGGCCCCTACGAGTGCCGACGCGCGACCCGCCATGCGATCAAATACGGTGCTGACTTTATCAAGATTACTTCTACTGGTGGTGTGCTCACCGATCGCGCTACCGGAACCGGTCAGCAGATGGAAATGGATGAGTTAAAAGAGGTGGTCCTTGCAGCCCAGCGTATGGGCCGCAAGGTGGCCAGTCATGCGCATCAGGAAGAAGGCATTATCGCCGCACTGGAGGCTGGTGTAGACAGTATTGAGCACGGCACCTACGCAGGTCCCCGCGCCCATAAGTTGTTTAAAGAAACCGGCGCTTACTTGGTTCCGACACTTCTCGCTGGCGATACCGTGGTACAGCTGGCAAAAAATACCGATGTCTTATCTGAAGCTCAGAAGGAAAAAGCCATTCGTGTTGGCACAGACATGCGCGGCAATTTCCGTAAAGCGGTCAATGCCGGAGTAAAAATTGCTTTCGGTACCGACTCAGGTGTATCCAAGCACGGCATCAATGCCCGCGAGGCGGTACTGATGAATGAAGCCGGTATGGACAATATGGCCATCCTGCAATCTGCTACCGTTAACGCCGCCGACCTGATCGATATGAGCGATTCACTGGGCACCATTGAGTCCGGTAAGTACGCCGATATTATCGCCACCGATGGCTCGCCACTGGATAATATCGATGAGCTTTTAGATGTGGATTTTGTGATGAAAGGGGGCAAGGTCTTTAAGAATTAA